In Oryzias melastigma strain HK-1 linkage group LG16, ASM292280v2, whole genome shotgun sequence, a single genomic region encodes these proteins:
- the osgin2 gene encoding oxidative stress-induced growth inhibitor 2, with translation MPLLEETTVPQEHPPTLPVVIIGNGPSGICLSYLLSGYKPYLDTTTVHPNPMLFRKLQETKHIPITEQDLEYLSEGLEGRSRNPVAVLFDTLLHPNADFGYEFPPVLKWRRDKQQHIPHMVLGKATPGGAWHAMEGSMLTISLGIWMELPGVNYRDLTGGKHRDVTSDRATPEEISTYYRDYVKLKGLQKNFVDNTYVTSVQKLCRGQEVEALENGQTDQGEDGRVGDGDNEGFGGNGKECVNNGGALWEIRGYQQVQSDTHVPFCLFAENVVLATGASDSPVRLGVEGEDLPFVFHSISDLGLAVSQKRLDMNSDPVLIIGAGLSAADAVLCARHSNIRVLHIFRKGVDNPDLIFKQLPKTLYPEYHKVYNMMCSQTYMNVPPSSATFRPQAVSIASSVCAKMCPKPQFAADEGASARLFSDYTSFPEHCLVSFQPDRKCLLQGDNSLKAFKISLALVLIGTNPNLFFLKGQGQYLGKDPTRPISCKQNPIDIDPYTYECTKEPGLFAMGPLVGDNFVRFLKGGALGIASCLLKRLKKREKLISNGRNNII, from the exons ATGCCTCTTCTGGAAGAGACCACCGTGCCACAAGAGCATCCACCTACCCTCCCTGTGGTCATCATCG GTAACGGGCCGTCGGGTATTTGCCTCTCCTACCTGCTCAGCGGATACAAGCCTTACTTAGACACGACTACTGTCCACCCGAACCCCATGTTGTTCAGAAAACTGCAGGAAACCAAGCACATCCCCATAACCGAGCAG GATCTGGAATATTTAAGCGAAGGTCTTGAAGGGAGGTCAAGGAATCCCGTGGCTGTTCTGTTTGACACTCTCCTGCACCCCAACGCGGACTTTGGCTACGAGTTCCCTCCTGTCCTCAAATGGAGGAGAGACAAGCAGCAGCACATCCCACACATGGTTCTGGGGAAGGCAACACCTGGAGGAGCTTGGCAT gcAATGGAAGGGTCGATGCTGACGATTAGTCTGGGCATCTGGATGGAGCTTCCTGGTGTTAACTACAGGGATTTGACGGGTGGTAaacacag GGATGTAACCAGCGACAGAGCCACCCCCGAGGAAATCTCAACTTATTATCGTGACTATGTGAAGCTAAAAGGTCTCCAGAAAAATTTTGTTGACAACACCTACGTGACCTCTGTCCAGAAACTCTGCCGGGGGCAGGAGGTGGAAGCTCTGGAAAACGGGCAAACCGATCAAGGAGAGGACGGCAGGGTGGGAGACGGTGATAATGAGGGCTTTGGGGGGAATGGAAAGGAGTGTGTAAACAATGGCGGCGCTCTGTGGGAAATAAGGGGATATCAGCAGGTGCAGAGTGACACTCATGTCCCCTTCTgtctgtttgctgaaaatgtagtCCTGGCCACTGGTGCGTCCGACTCTCCGGTTCGATTGGGTGTAGAGGGGGAGGATCTACCTTTTGTATTCCACAGTATCTCAGATCTGGGCTTGGCTGTAAGTCAGAAGAGGCTAGATATGAACTCTGACCCGGTCCTAATTATCGGCGCTGGTTTAAGTGCTGCCGATGCGGTCCTGTGTGCTCGCCACAGCAACATTAGAGTTCTGCATATTTTTCGCAAAGGCGTAGACAATCCAGACCTCATCTTTAAGCAGTTGCCTAAGACCTTGTACCCCGAGTACCACAAAGTGTACAACATGATGTGCTCTCAGACCTACATGAACGTACCCCCTTCCTCTGCCACGTTCAGACCGCAGGCAGTTAGTATTGCCTCGTCGGTGTGTGCCAAAATGTGTCCCAAACCCCAGTTTGCTGCAGATGAAGGTGCCAGTGCCAGGCTTTTTTCTGACTACACCAGTTTTCCAGAACACTGCTTGGTGTCCTTTCAGCCTGACAGGAAGTGTTTGCTGCAGGGGGACAATTCCTTAAAGGCTTTCAAGATATCGTTGGCGTTGGTGCTGATTGGAACCAACCCGAACCTGTTCTTTTTGAAGGGACAGGGGCAATACTTGGGCAAGGACCCAACGAGACCCATCTCCTGCAAACAGAACCCCATTGACATCGATCCGTACACTTATGAGTGCACCAAGGAGCCGGGGCTGTTTGCCATGGGCCCCCTGGTGGGAGACAACTTTGTTCGCTTTTTAAAGGGTGGCGCTCTGGGCATCGCTTCCTGTCTGCTGAAGAGGCTCAAGAAGAGAGAAAAGCTCATCAGTAATGGAAGAAATAAtatcatttag
- the gtpbp10 gene encoding GTP-binding protein 10 — MVHISRICLRKYGNFVDNLRLYVRGGGGGMGLPRLGGQGGNGGDVWVVAAKNMTLKKIKDKYPQKRFVGGSGGNSSVRALKGEKGADMEVLAPVGIAVTTDSGRILGDLNEEGDRVLVAKGGSGGSLHSAFEPTKGQAKHIRLDLKLIADLGLVGFPNAGKSSLLTALSNATPQIASYAFTTLRPEIGKVMYPDYKQISVADLPGLIEGAYMNKGMGHKFLKHVERTKQLLFVVDVCGFQLASKTPFRSAFEAVQLLTKELELYKEEVASKPALLVVNKMDLPDAEDKLAELKEQLNNPEEFSDLLPGDMIPKNYLTFRHVVPVSAMTGLGIDHLKSCIRQSLDEEDALESRDVLQEKLQALRLRSQ; from the exons ATGGTCCACATTAGCAGGATTTGTTTGCGGAAG TATGGAAACTTTGTGGATAATCTTCGCCTGTACGTCCGCGGGGGTGGAGGTGGCATGGGTTTGCCCCGTCTCGGGGGACAAGGGGGCAATGGGGGAGATGTCTGGGTAGTTGCAGCGAAGAACATGACTTTGAAGAAGATCAAGGACAAATACCCTCAGAAGCGTTTTGTAGGGGGATCAGGAGGCAACAGCAG tGTACGAGCTCTGAAGGGGGAAAAGGGGGCTGACATGGAGGTCCTTGCTCCTGTTGGGATTGCTGTTACCACTGATAGTGGAAGAATACTTG GTGACCTAAATGAGGAGGGGGATCGTGTCTTGGTGGCAAAAGGAGGTTCAGGAGGCTCCCTCCACTCTGCCTTTGAGCCCACGAAAGGCCAGGCTAAACACATACGGCTTGACCTCAAGCTCATTGCAGATCTGGGGCTTGTAGG GTTCCCAAATGCAGGAAAATCCTCTCTCCTGACAGCTCTGTCCAATGCCACACCTCAAATCGCAAGCTATGCAT tcacaacTTTAAGACCGGAGATTGGGAAAGTGATGTATCCAGATTACAAGCAG atttcTGTTGCTGATCTCCCAGGGTTGATTGAGGGGGCTTACATGAACAAAGGCATGGGTCACAAATTCTTGAAGCACGTGGAAAGGACAAAGCAGCTCTTATTTGTG GTGGATGTTTGTGGCTTCCAGCTTGCAAGTAAAACACCCTTCAGGTCGGCTTTTGAAGCTGTGCAGCTTCTTACCAAG GAGCTGGAGTTGTACAAAGAGGAGGTGGCGTCTAAGCCTGCGTTACTGGTTGTGAACAAGATGGACCTTCCTGATGCTGAAGACAAACTAGCTGAGCTGAAGGAGCAACTAAATAACCCAGAAG AGTTTTCTGATTTGCTGCCTGGTGACATGATACCCAAGAACTACCTGACCTTCCGACACGTGGTCCCCGTTTCCGCCATGACCGGGCTGGGAATCGATCATTTGAAGAGCTGCATCAGACAGTCTCTTGATGAAGAAGATGCCCTGGAATCCAGGGACGTGCTTCAAGAAAAGCTGCAGGCACTGAGGCTTCGCTCGCAATGA